One part of the Oceanispirochaeta sp. M1 genome encodes these proteins:
- a CDS encoding DinB family protein — MMKNESIELNKLVQDLYEKNKDLTEDFTSIQLSEDKWSVKEIFGHLIDSAANNYQRFIRLQEDKELSFPGYGTDWIKKVPYNSYPYASLLTLWKEYNLLLCHIFENLDESDLQNTWNTEKGKLTLEFLVRDYISHLKLHIKHLEERSAELT, encoded by the coding sequence ATGATGAAGAATGAGAGTATTGAGCTGAATAAACTGGTTCAGGATTTGTATGAAAAGAATAAAGATCTTACTGAAGATTTCACTTCTATACAGTTATCCGAAGACAAGTGGTCTGTAAAGGAGATCTTCGGCCATCTCATTGATTCGGCGGCAAATAACTACCAGAGATTTATCCGTCTCCAGGAGGATAAGGAGCTCAGTTTCCCCGGCTACGGAACGGACTGGATAAAAAAAGTCCCTTATAACAGCTACCCTTATGCCTCCCTCCTGACACTATGGAAGGAGTATAATCTGCTTCTGTGCCATATCTTTGAAAATCTGGATGAATCAGATCTTCAGAATACCTGGAACACAGAGAAAGGAAAGCTGACGTTGGAATTTCTGGTCCGTGATTACATCTCCCATTTAAAACTGCATATCAAACACCTTGAAGAGAGATCAGCAGAACTTACATAA
- a CDS encoding MFS transporter — MKSKLLGHSANDLFWFIFPLVLPALLIRYDLSFAEAGGILTTYLMVTALCSFAVGKLADRFSRKKLLSYGFILSAAGLASSGFAPNLGIFLALISVTAVGVSTFHPVMYAVIDDQYHESKGKLMGLYESFGTGAILLMFLINGYLLGIIGVRGILILTAAPALIMGFVYLFSDSIPEVDKEKKNQEEDKRASKKDIIRFVLFLLSVILRVFSVTAVLNFLPTIFVNFLNYSESSAAYASAFFFGGGLIGSIIAGRMADRLNSFSILLWGTLLIIPSLLLFSMDMPGVLYPIVVGFFGAFGSGCIINQNLLMRHMGRHLGTGEIFGILMGVMTVTSSLSPALFGLTIDLAGLKPALILFTIPLALSILLLIYLRRGTDAKRELSPAIQEEG, encoded by the coding sequence ATGAAATCAAAATTATTGGGCCACAGTGCCAACGACCTTTTCTGGTTTATTTTTCCTCTGGTATTACCGGCTCTCCTGATCCGTTATGATCTGAGTTTTGCCGAGGCTGGAGGCATTCTGACAACCTATCTGATGGTCACTGCACTCTGCTCATTTGCTGTAGGAAAACTTGCCGACCGCTTCTCAAGGAAAAAATTACTCAGTTATGGTTTTATACTATCCGCTGCAGGTCTGGCTTCTTCAGGGTTTGCACCGAACCTGGGGATATTCCTGGCTCTTATCTCTGTGACCGCTGTGGGAGTCAGTACCTTTCACCCGGTTATGTATGCTGTTATTGATGATCAGTATCATGAGAGCAAGGGAAAGTTAATGGGGCTTTACGAGAGCTTCGGCACCGGTGCCATACTTCTGATGTTTCTGATTAATGGATACCTTCTCGGGATTATCGGAGTCAGGGGTATTCTGATACTGACAGCAGCTCCGGCCCTTATTATGGGATTTGTATACCTGTTTTCAGACTCAATACCTGAAGTAGATAAAGAGAAGAAGAATCAGGAGGAAGATAAACGGGCCTCAAAGAAAGATATTATCCGCTTTGTCCTTTTTCTCCTTTCCGTTATTCTCCGTGTTTTCTCTGTTACAGCGGTCCTGAATTTCCTGCCTACCATTTTTGTAAACTTTCTTAATTATAGCGAATCATCCGCGGCCTATGCCTCCGCCTTCTTCTTCGGAGGGGGACTCATCGGTTCAATTATTGCAGGAAGAATGGCCGACAGACTGAACTCTTTCAGCATCCTTTTATGGGGGACCCTGCTTATTATCCCCAGTCTTCTGCTCTTTTCCATGGATATGCCGGGAGTGCTGTACCCGATAGTGGTAGGATTCTTCGGTGCCTTCGGCTCCGGATGTATCATCAATCAGAATCTCCTGATGAGACATATGGGCAGACACCTGGGTACCGGTGAAATATTCGGGATACTTATGGGAGTGATGACAGTCACATCCTCACTGAGCCCTGCCCTCTTTGGTCTGACAATTGATCTTGCAGGTTTAAAACCGGCACTCATTCTCTTTACCATACCTCTGGCTTTGAGCATCCTCCTTCTGATCTACCTTCGAAGAGGAACAGACGCAAAAAGAGAACTGTCACCGGCGATTCAGGAGGAAGGATAA
- a CDS encoding GNAT family N-acetyltransferase, with the protein MIRPVGISDRLYLRELRADDLYSLATILCDKETMHHYPAPFSKKEVKSWIERNIESYRQNGHGLWAVIMKEGDCFIGDCGITLQEIEGELLPELGYHIHKDRWNKGYATEASSLCIRYAFDTLKLKKIYTYTAKDNGPSIRVAEKNGMQFIKSFQKTVMESVEDEVLYELLSPKETVLAYWNGMNSNDFSKAAELFSDNYICIWPQSSELIRGKENFIAINSYYPAQGRWVFSINSVIAEGDRVVSDVSISDGDVKARAITFHQIMNSKIIKQTEFWPDDYDAPGWRQQWVESFDNSEPLR; encoded by the coding sequence ATGATCCGACCTGTTGGAATAAGTGACCGACTATACCTCAGGGAGTTGAGAGCCGATGACCTGTATTCGCTTGCCACAATACTCTGTGACAAGGAAACCATGCACCACTACCCGGCGCCCTTCAGCAAAAAGGAAGTTAAGTCCTGGATTGAACGGAATATCGAAAGCTATCGTCAGAATGGTCATGGGCTGTGGGCGGTCATAATGAAAGAGGGTGACTGTTTTATAGGAGACTGCGGCATCACGTTACAGGAAATAGAGGGAGAACTGCTTCCGGAGCTGGGATACCATATCCATAAAGACCGCTGGAATAAAGGATACGCCACAGAGGCGTCTTCTCTCTGTATTCGCTATGCCTTCGACACTCTAAAATTGAAGAAAATCTATACATACACGGCAAAAGACAACGGCCCTTCAATCAGGGTTGCCGAAAAGAACGGAATGCAGTTCATTAAATCATTTCAGAAAACGGTTATGGAATCTGTGGAGGATGAGGTTCTATATGAACTTCTCAGCCCGAAAGAGACTGTACTTGCCTACTGGAACGGGATGAACAGCAATGATTTTTCAAAGGCTGCCGAGCTCTTTTCAGACAATTATATCTGCATATGGCCTCAATCATCGGAATTGATACGGGGGAAGGAAAATTTCATAGCAATCAACAGCTATTACCCGGCTCAGGGCAGATGGGTCTTTTCTATAAACTCGGTGATTGCAGAAGGTGACAGAGTTGTCAGTGATGTATCAATCAGCGATGGAGATGTGAAGGCAAGGGCCATTACATTCCACCAGATAATGAATAGTAAAATAATAAAGCAGACAGAATTCTGGCCGGATGACTATGATGCTCCCGGGTGGAGACAACAGTGGGTGGAGTCTTTTGACAATTCTGAGCCTTTAAGATAA
- a CDS encoding GNAT family N-acetyltransferase encodes MKQFPLLQSSRLILRKISEQDREQMFRIRQDQDINHYIDRPPLKSEKESQALITKIDAGIENDKWIYWGIGHKESSELIGTICLWNFSEDKTSAELGYELLPDFQKKGLMTEALEAVIDYAFLTLHLKDLKAYTHRDNERSSRLLERFDFTVQENSSEESENMIYRLHNEWE; translated from the coding sequence ATGAAACAATTTCCCCTGTTGCAGAGCAGCCGACTTATTCTCAGAAAGATCTCGGAACAAGACAGAGAACAGATGTTCCGGATTCGTCAGGATCAGGATATTAATCACTATATAGACCGTCCTCCCCTTAAGAGTGAAAAAGAGTCCCAAGCCCTTATTACAAAGATTGATGCGGGGATTGAAAATGATAAATGGATCTATTGGGGAATAGGTCACAAAGAGAGCTCAGAACTCATAGGGACTATTTGCCTCTGGAATTTCTCTGAAGATAAAACTTCTGCAGAACTTGGATATGAACTCCTACCGGATTTTCAGAAAAAAGGGCTGATGACAGAGGCCCTTGAAGCAGTCATTGATTATGCCTTTCTCACACTCCATTTAAAAGACCTTAAGGCTTACACCCATAGAGATAATGAAAGGTCATCCAGATTACTGGAACGTTTTGATTTTACAGTCCAGGAAAACAGCTCTGAGGAATCTGAAAACATGATTTACCGGCTGCACAATGAATGGGAATAG
- a CDS encoding GNAT family N-acetyltransferase, with amino-acid sequence MIRVIRNYSEIPSEDQLLKMMGDQMSHIGSSADIERLKSALKNALKAESRVRLYLSISEDEKLQGFAFANICSGLESGADYLWINELHIDKDFRHNGLAEELLEFIEKWAVGKNMPYMACITSSLNAPAQTLYRKKGFSISETLWVDKTMKTGKPAPDIKTLNIRPLAPTEQAPMELLLNADPSEKLVKDYLTRGICFIAELQNEIAGALILMPREYEKMEIMNVSVTENLQNLGIGKALINKAVEEAGKTGTKVLEIGTGNPGFGQLYLYQKCGFRISAVDQDFFRRNYSERIYENGLECRDMIRLSMELK; translated from the coding sequence ATGATCAGAGTTATCAGAAACTATTCAGAAATTCCTTCTGAAGATCAGTTATTAAAAATGATGGGAGATCAGATGTCCCATATCGGTTCTTCTGCTGACATTGAGCGCCTCAAATCGGCACTGAAGAATGCCTTAAAGGCTGAGTCCAGAGTTCGGCTTTATCTAAGCATTTCAGAGGACGAAAAACTGCAGGGCTTTGCCTTTGCCAATATCTGCTCAGGTCTTGAATCCGGAGCCGATTATCTTTGGATCAATGAACTGCATATAGACAAAGATTTCAGGCATAACGGACTGGCAGAAGAGCTTCTGGAGTTCATTGAGAAATGGGCAGTTGGGAAGAATATGCCTTATATGGCCTGTATTACATCTTCTTTGAATGCTCCGGCTCAGACTCTCTACCGAAAAAAGGGCTTTAGTATTTCTGAGACTCTCTGGGTCGATAAAACTATGAAAACCGGAAAGCCAGCTCCTGACATAAAGACTCTGAACATCCGGCCTCTTGCCCCCACCGAACAAGCCCCGATGGAACTTCTACTCAATGCAGATCCCTCGGAAAAGCTTGTAAAGGACTATCTGACCAGAGGGATCTGTTTCATTGCAGAACTTCAGAATGAAATCGCAGGAGCACTTATCCTGATGCCCAGAGAATATGAAAAGATGGAAATCATGAATGTGTCAGTAACAGAGAACTTGCAGAACCTGGGTATTGGAAAAGCATTAATCAATAAGGCTGTGGAAGAAGCCGGGAAAACAGGGACAAAAGTTCTTGAAATCGGTACGGGGAATCCGGGATTCGGACAACTCTATCTCTACCAGAAATGCGGATTCAGAATCAGCGCTGTGGATCAGGATTTCTTCCGAAGAAATTATTCCGAGAGGATTTATGAAAACGGACTGGAATGCCGGGATATGATAAGATTAAGCATGGAGTTAAAATGA
- a CDS encoding AraC family transcriptional regulator, whose amino-acid sequence MGRDLQITKERILRHSSVGLELRIRPVFDDFHRLTVKEDCDYPKHKHLSYELIISDTGNYQCTLNGFHLTLNQGEFLIIKPGDSHIDHFHRDQKHYVLHFSLSLTGRSGNQSLDLFKEGIPPDLQCSRRSELQAAGFFIKLEEELKKEDLYSSYTQDSMFETFFWQLVRELPARALSSRFRQLSEQQDFHSRLNQIFALNRHENMRVAEMAEKLCISERTLATRCNELMGLSPSRAFTDYRIHKAAEHLLSEKLSIKETSAIFGFENPFHFSRLFKQIMGCSPREYISDKKEQ is encoded by the coding sequence ATGGGTAGAGATCTGCAAATAACAAAAGAACGAATTCTACGCCACAGTTCTGTAGGATTGGAACTCCGAATCCGTCCGGTTTTTGATGATTTTCACCGCCTGACAGTCAAGGAAGACTGTGATTACCCGAAACATAAACACCTGAGCTATGAATTGATCATTTCCGACACCGGCAACTATCAATGCACCCTGAATGGTTTTCATCTCACCCTGAATCAGGGAGAATTTCTAATTATCAAGCCCGGTGATTCACATATAGATCATTTTCACAGAGACCAGAAACATTATGTCCTCCATTTTTCACTCAGTCTTACAGGCCGTTCGGGCAATCAAAGTCTGGATCTTTTTAAAGAAGGGATTCCTCCGGATCTTCAGTGCAGCCGCCGGTCGGAATTACAAGCTGCCGGATTTTTTATAAAACTGGAAGAAGAATTGAAAAAAGAGGACCTCTACTCAAGCTATACACAAGACTCAATGTTTGAAACCTTTTTCTGGCAGCTTGTAAGGGAGTTACCAGCCAGAGCCCTGTCCTCAAGGTTCAGGCAGCTCTCGGAACAACAGGATTTTCATTCAAGACTGAATCAGATATTTGCCTTGAACCGGCATGAAAATATGAGGGTAGCCGAGATGGCAGAGAAACTTTGTATATCAGAAAGAACACTGGCAACCCGCTGCAACGAACTGATGGGCCTCAGCCCCTCCAGAGCGTTTACAGATTATCGGATACACAAAGCCGCCGAACACCTTCTAAGTGAAAAACTGAGTATCAAAGAGACTTCCGCCATATTCGGCTTTGAAAATCCCTTCCATTTCTCAAGATTATTCAAGCAGATAATGGGATGTTCACCGAGAGAGTACATTTCCGACAAAAAAGAACAATAA
- the deoC gene encoding deoxyribose-phosphate aldolase gives MAISVKDLAKMIDHSLLHPTMTDDIIREGCELAKKYDTASVCLKPYSVKEAAAFLKGTDVKVGSVIGFPHGNSTTAIKVAETEQACRDGAVEIDMVINIGKALGGDFDFVQDEMHQVKDAADRGGAILKVIFENDYLEEDTIARLCEICNAVDVAFVKTSSGYGFVKQENGMYSYKGATAPHLKLMRKVTAHHIEVKAAGGVRTLRDLLYVRSLGVSRIGATATAAILDEAAAVLASGKTLEEITPTDAEIGGGY, from the coding sequence ATGGCTATAAGCGTTAAAGACCTGGCAAAGATGATAGATCACTCTCTGCTTCATCCCACAATGACCGATGACATTATCCGAGAGGGATGTGAGCTGGCAAAAAAATATGATACTGCTTCGGTCTGCCTGAAGCCCTATTCTGTAAAGGAAGCTGCAGCTTTTCTGAAAGGAACGGATGTGAAGGTCGGTTCTGTTATCGGATTTCCCCATGGAAACAGTACAACCGCCATCAAAGTTGCAGAGACTGAGCAGGCCTGCCGGGATGGAGCCGTGGAAATCGATATGGTTATCAATATTGGCAAGGCTCTGGGCGGGGACTTTGACTTTGTTCAGGATGAGATGCATCAGGTGAAGGACGCTGCAGACAGAGGCGGAGCCATACTCAAGGTCATTTTTGAAAATGATTATCTGGAAGAAGATACAATCGCACGGTTATGCGAGATATGTAATGCGGTGGATGTTGCCTTTGTTAAGACCTCATCAGGCTATGGATTTGTGAAACAGGAAAACGGAATGTACTCCTATAAGGGAGCCACAGCCCCGCATCTAAAACTCATGCGCAAAGTAACCGCCCATCATATAGAGGTCAAAGCAGCGGGAGGAGTGAGAACTCTTCGTGACCTTCTCTATGTCCGGTCTCTCGGTGTAAGCAGGATCGGAGCGACCGCAACTGCGGCCATTCTCGATGAGGCAGCCGCAGTACTTGCCAGTGGAAAGACTCTTGAGGAAATCACCCCGACGGATGCCGAGATCGGCGGAGGCTACTAA
- a CDS encoding GNAT family N-acetyltransferase, protein MKYFPKIKGKNLYLSPINPDDYELYTKWINDLSTSIPLGGATMTYSLMKEKELLEKISREENMFAIIDTASNEAIGNCSLFNLNQIHGTAELGIFLGAAESRGKGYGSEAIELLLNYGFKMLNLHNIKLGVFSFNERGISCYEKCGFKEFGRRREAFRINGRYFDEVHMDILEQDFDPDFVIEELP, encoded by the coding sequence ATGAAGTATTTTCCAAAAATAAAAGGCAAAAACCTATATCTTTCACCTATCAACCCTGATGACTATGAACTGTACACAAAGTGGATCAACGATCTCAGCACCTCCATCCCCCTGGGTGGAGCGACCATGACCTACTCCCTGATGAAAGAGAAGGAACTTTTGGAAAAAATATCCAGGGAAGAGAACATGTTTGCCATCATCGATACAGCAAGCAATGAAGCCATCGGCAACTGCTCCCTGTTCAACCTGAACCAGATACATGGGACTGCGGAGTTGGGAATTTTTCTGGGTGCTGCCGAAAGCAGAGGTAAGGGCTACGGATCTGAGGCCATTGAACTGCTCCTGAACTATGGATTTAAAATGCTGAATCTTCACAATATCAAGCTGGGAGTCTTCTCATTCAATGAGAGAGGAATATCCTGTTATGAAAAATGCGGTTTTAAAGAGTTCGGCCGACGCCGGGAAGCATTCAGAATCAACGGACGCTACTTTGATGAGGTCCATATGGATATTCTGGAACAGGATTTTGATCCTGATTTCGTAATCGAAGAGCTTCCCTGA